Proteins co-encoded in one Octopus sinensis linkage group LG6, ASM634580v1, whole genome shotgun sequence genomic window:
- the LOC115213526 gene encoding 28S ribosomal protein S18a, mitochondrial, whose translation MASLITLRLFGAPLRKNLSICRTVPVIASFSSSKQLQLKQILHKTEGNVTTIEGVHIPSPRENNVIPEKYFSKPTACPLCRLNLKVKYTDVLIVSQFVDANGKLLPQHVTKLCNRQHKHMNMLVNFATRAGLLRSLAPTGPDGKSNYIPPYKYLKYNVHYVKAPKRH comes from the exons ATGGCTTCCCTAATAACTTTGCGATTGTTCGGAGCCCCTTTAAGGAAAAATCTTTCGATTTGTCGAACTGTACCTGTGATCGCAAGCTTTTCTTCTTCCAAACAATTGCAGCTAAAACAAA TTTTACATAAAACGGAAGGCAACGTGACAACT ATTGAAGGAGTTCATATCCCCTCACCTCGAGAGAATAATGTCATACCTGAAAAATACTTCAGCAAGCCAACTGCATGTCCCTTGTGTCGACTAAACCTCAAAGTTAAATATACT GATGTACTAATTGTTAGTCAGTTCGTTGATGCTAATGGTAAATTGTTACCTCAGCATGTGACCAAGCTATGTAATCGccaacacaaacacatgaacatgCTTGTCAACTTTGCAACCAGAGCAG GTTTGCTTCGAAGCTTGGCTCCCACCGGACCAGATGGAAAATCAAACTATATACCtccatataaatatttgaaatacaatGTACATTATGTAAAAGCTCCAAAGagacattaa